Below is a genomic region from Bacillaceae bacterium S4-13-56.
TTCTATTGAAGTTTCCGGTTTAAAGCCCACAGCTTTTTGCAATTGATCTGTTGAGGCATAAGTAGCCGGTACATCACCAGGCTTAATTGGTTCAAAGATCTTTTCAAATTGTACTTCTTTGCCTAATGCATTACTTAATGCTTTCTCAAGTGTTTCAATAAATACCATCAACTTTTCTGGACTATTGTTCCCAATGTTAAAGACTTTATGTTGAACATCACCTTCAGGTGGGTTACTTAATAATCGTTCAATCCCCTCAACGATGTCATCGATAAAAGTAAAGTCACGGTAAAGATCATTCTCAAAATCTCCATTATTAAAAATCTTAATAGGTTCACCCGCAAAATATTTATTTGCAAATCCAAAATAGGCCATATCTGGTCGACCCATTGGGCCGTAAACAGTAAAGAATCGAAGCCCTGTAGCTGGAATCTTGTAGAGGTGGCTATACGTATGAGCCATCAATTCATTTGATTTTTTTGTAGATGCATAAAGTGATACTGGATTATCTACAAAATCTGTCTCTTCAAATGGAACTTTTTTATTGGCACCATAAACTGAACTAGATGACGCATATACAAGATGATCCACTGGATTATATCTGCAGGCCTCAAGGATATTATAAAAGCCAATAATATTACTTTGAATATAGACATCCGGGTTCTCTATCGAATACCTTACTCCTGCTTGAGCAGCTAAGTTTACTACAACATTAGGCTTGTACTCTTCGAAGGTTTTCATTACCAAATCTTTGTCCGATATGTCACCTTTAATAAAAGTAAACTTCTCATAAGGCTCCAAATTACCTAAACGAGTATGTTTCAGGTTCACATCATAGTAGTCATTGACGTTATCAACACCAATTACCTTGCATCCCTGTTCTAGTAGCTTTCTTGATAAGTAGTATCCAATAAAACCTGCTGCCCCGGTGATAAGAAATGTTTTACTAGTGTTAAGAGTTTTGTAGTTAAAGATTCTTCGACTCCTTAGCAGCTTCTCTAATTGCAGGTTTTCTTCCGATTGAGTGATACTCTACTCCTGCTTTTTGCATATCCTCAACACCATAAATGTTTCTGCCATCGTAAACTAATGGTGTTCTCATTAATTTTTTATAAGTGTCCGGCGTTATTGCTTTTACTTCTTCCCATTCTGTAAAGATAAAGCAGACATTGGCATCTTCCAAAGCATGTTCGATATTGGAAACATAAGTAATGCTACCTTTTCCGTTTTTGCCTTCTGGGTGAAATTTAGCAAAATTCTCTGCTCCCACAGGATCAAATGCATAAATGTTTGCTCCTTGTTCTAACAATAAAGGCACATTCTCAAGTGATGCTGCCTCTCTTAAATCATCAGTTCCAGGCTTAAAAGTTAATCCTAATACCGCAACCTTAAGCCCGCTAAATGTAATAAGTCTATTACTAGCTTTCTTATAAAGCATTGTTTTCTGCTCTTTATTTACATCAATAGCCGCTTTAACCGTTTTGAGTTCATAACCGTTCTGTTTAGCAATATACTCAAGTGCTTTTGTATCCTTAGGGAAACATGATCCACCAAAGCCAATCCCCGCATTTAAGAACTTACTTCCAATACGCTCATCAAAGCTCATTCCTTTAGCTACATCCTGAATATCCGCTCCAACCAATTCACAAAGATTGGCTATGTCGTTCATATACGAAATTTTTAATGCAAGGAAGTCATTAGAAGCATATTTGATCATTTCTGCCGATCTCCTATTCACTGAAACAATCGGTAAATGAAACGGTTCATAAATTTTCATTAATAATTCCTCAGCCCATTTACTTTCAGTTCCAATAATGATCCTCTCAGCATGAAGAGTATCATGAACGGCAGAGCCTTGTGCTAAGAATTCAGGGTTTGATGCTACTTCCACTTTAACATCTTTGACTAAAAAGTCCTGAATAAATTGTTCTACTTTATCATTTGTTCCAACTGGAACTGTCGATTTAACTACTACTAGACAATCTTTTTCTACTGATTCAGCAATTTGCCTAGCAACAGTAGCAATGTATGATAAATTTGCAGAACCATCAGGTTGCTCAGGTGTCCCAACACCAATAAAAATTGCATCAGCATCTTTGTAGGCAGAATTAAAATCAGTTGTATACTCAATTCTTCCAGCAGAATAATTTTTTTTCATTAACTCTTCTAAACCTGTTTCATAAATTGGAGAAACTCCAGCTTTCATTAATTCTACTTTTTTTTCATCTATATCAACACAGGTTACTTGATGACCTACTTCAGCAAAACAAACGCCGGCAACTAAGCCGACGTAACCTGTTCCTGCCACTGCTATTTTGTACATAGTAACGCCTTCCTTCACTTTTTGAATAATAAAAATTGGCTCATCGCTATTTAGTGTTGAAAAAACAATTTACTAGAGCTTAGTTGAATCTATCATTCCTTGTTTGATGCCAGTATTGTCTTAGGTGTTTTATAGCTAGTCAAGGAGAGCACTTGACAACCTATAAAACACCTAAGGTATGGTCGGCAAGCAAACAAAGGAACTAGCCTAGTCAGTATTCAACAATCAAATCCAGCTTATTAACTGTTGCGTAGATCATGGCAATAAAATTATCCGTCGTGCGATATCCACGGGCTTTCCTTTTAGCTGCTTGAACGAGACTGTTTATCCCTTCAAGTAAACCATTGGTCAGTTTGGTTTCAAACCATCTTAAGATACCGTCTTTATGTTTTTTAAGCGACTTGGCCAGCTTGATCATAGGCGTCAGCTGAGAACGTATCGCCCAGTTATACCATTCGTCAAAATACATTTTGGAAATGATTGGCGACCTGGTAAACATATTCTGAAGGGATAATTTCATTCGATATGCACGCCCTGTCGCTAAGTCAAGATCCTTTAATTTGGCAAATGTTCTTTCTTGTTTTTTGGTAAGGTTTTCTTGATTTTTAAGCCATACATAGCGTGATTTCTTTAACTCTGGCTGTGTGGCTTGTTCTTGTCTACGGACCTTATCCAATGCTTCATTAACCATTTTCATAACATGAAATTTGTCAAATGTAATTGAAGCGTTTGGAAAGTTTTCTTCAATTCCTGAAATAAATGATGGAGACATATCACAACAGAATTCCTCTATCTGAGAGGGTGAAACACCCTTATGATCAAGGAATTGGCAGAATTCCTGCAGTACTTCGGCACCTTTGCCTGTAGTGACAAAAATAACACGCTTCGTATCGGAATCAACGAACAATGTTACGTAATTGTGTCCCCTTGTTCTAGAAGTTTCATCCATGGCTATACGTGTCACATTAGATACATCAATTTTTTCAACTTCTTTGTTGACATAGTGTTTAAATACACGCCAAAGCCGGGTGTCATGCTCACCAACTTTACGGGCTACTGCTGCAACTGGCATTTCAACCATTAATGATAAGGCATGGTACTCAAATAATAAGGAAAAACCTGCACCAGGACGTGCCCAATCAATTATTACTGTACGTATTTTGCCACAAGAATCACAATTTACTCGAGGCATTCTAGCGTGTAAAAGAGTACGATATTGCCAAAAATCAAGATGGCGCCATGTGCGATCTTGATCTTGAATATCATGAACTTTACAGCCAGATGCACCGCAGTTGGGACATGAAAATTCAGCACCCTTTCTATACTCAATATAGATGTGCAATGTTTTTTCTTCCTTAGCTAATTCATGATGAAAAACATACCATGGCTCAGGTATTTCTAACGCAGATTGGAACACATTATACTTTTCTTGGAAATCTTCCATAAGGCAAACACTCCTAGGTAATTTAATAGTTTTTACCTAGTATGGACAGCTTTATGAAACATTAGACTAAACACTAAATAGCGAAGAAGCTAAAAATTAGGCTATTTTGCTTATCTACTAATCGCAATATGCCTTTTGTACACTATAGGAAGAATTACAAGTTTTATTTTTTCCCCAAACAACTCTGTTTATATAATCAGTGTAAGATAATATTATTCGCAGCACTTTATCTGATACATTAGGCATACTATAATCTCCAACAAGCCTTAATGTACTTTTATCTTGAGTTTCTAGCACCTCAAGTCCTTGTAATACTCTTTCTTTTCCTAACCCAACCATCATCACAGACGCTTCTTCCATCGCTTCTGGTCTCTCATGGGCTTGTCTTATATTAAGTGCCCTAAACCCTAGAATAGAAGATTCCTCACTAATTGTTCCGCTATCACTAAGAACAGCCTTTGCATTTTGTTGAAGCTTTATATAATCATTAAACCCTAAAGGTTTCATAGTTTTCACTAAAGGATTGAATTCTATTCCTTTAGCCTCGATCATTTTTCTAGTTCTAGGATGTGTACTTACAATTACAGGCATATTATACTTTTCAGCAATCGCATTTAAACTATCAACTAAATCTAAGAAATTGATATCAGAACTGATATTTTCTTCTCTATGAGCCGATACTACAAAGTAGTTACCTTCTTCTAAGTCTAATCTTTCTAATACATTTGAACTATCTATGTCGCCTTTTCTAGAGTTTAGAACTTCAAACATAGGACTTCCTGTTTTAATAATCCTATCTGAAGGGAATCCTTCTCTAAGAAGATATTCTCTCGCAATATCACTATAGGTCAAATTAATATCTGCTGTATGGTCTACAATCTTTCTATTTGTTTCTTCTGGAACTCTTTGGTCAAAACATCTATTTCCTGCTTCCATATGGAATATAGGAATATGACGTCTTTTTGCTGCGATGGCACATAAGCAGCTATTTGTATCTCCTAGTACTAAGAATGCATCTGGTTTTACTTCTTCCATAACTGGATCTATTTTAACTAATATATTTCCTATTGTTTCTACTGCGGTTCCAGTAGCAGCATTAAGAAAATAATCTGGCTTTTTTAAATTAAAATCCTTAAAGAACACTTCGTTTAACTCATAATCATAGTTTTGTCCCGTATGGACAAGAGTATGTTCAATTGCATCTGATTCATCTAATTTATTTATAACAGCCGACAATCTTATAATCTCTGGCCTAGTACCTACGACTGTCATGACCTTTAATTTCTTCATTAATTATACCTCCACAAAATAAGTATCCGGCTTTTCTGGGTCAAAGCATTCATTTGCCCACATTACTGTTACGAGGTCACTTTCTCCTACATTGACAATTGAGTGTGTATATCCGGTAGGAATATCAACAATCTGTAGCCTCTCTCCACTTACTCTATACTCAATAATTTCATCAGAATCTATCTTTCTAAAGCGAATTAAACCTTCACCGCTAACAACCAAAAATTTCTCATTTTTAGTATGATGCCAATGATTCCCTTTTGTAATCCCAGGTTTTGATACATTTACAGAAACTTGTCCTCTTTCCGGTGTCCTCATAAATTCTGTAAAAGAACCTCTATGATCACAATTCATTTTTAGATCATAAGAAAACTGATCTTCTGGTAAAAAGCTTAAGTATGTGCTATAAAGCTTCTTAGTTAGTGCATCTTCCATATTAGGAATAGATAAATTTGATCTACTTTCTTTGAAACTTTTTATAACGTTCGCCAATTCTCCAAGTTTTATATTATGCGTTACAGGTACAACACAGAAATCATCATCTTGTATAGTAGGGTTTCCTTCAAGAGCCCTCATGAATTCTTCTAAAACATCATCTATATAACAAAGATTAAGCTCTGCATCCGGGTTGTTTATTTGAATATCTAAATTTCTTGCTATATTATGGCAGTATGTGGCTACTACAGTATTATAGTTAGGTTTACTCCACTTACCAAATAAGTTTGGTAGTCGATACACATAAACTTTTGCATCAGTTTCATAATAATAATTGAATATTAAATCCTCTCCAGCTTTCTTACTTCTTCCGTAAGGGTTTTCCTTATCTGCTTGAATCGAAGAAGTAATAAGTACTGGAGCTTTATTGTCATTTTTCTTCAATAGTTTTAGCAATTTAGAAGTAAAACTAAAATTTCCCTCCATAAATTCATTTTCATTTTTTGGTCTGTTTACGCCAGCTAAATGAAACACAAAATCACAATGTCTTGTATATTCTTCAAGTAGTGAAGGATTACTATTCCTAGTAAACTCAAATATATCATTGTATCCTTTATTTTTAAGCTCAGCGATAAGATTTTTACCTACAAAACCTTTTGCGCCTGTTACAAGTATCTTCATCAGTAAATACCACCTTTAGTTCATTACATGAACCTTTTTATTCCATTCCTTAAGCTCACTTTGCACATAATCTAATTCAAGTAATTTTTCTTTAATTTCTTCTACGCTAAGAATTTGTGTATTATCAGAATTATATTCTTCTACAGTAGTTAGCTTTTGGTCTCCCTCTGCAAAATACTTATCATAGTTAAGATCTCTTTGATCAGCAGGAACTCTATAGAAACCAGGTAAATCTTCTGCCTTTACGTATTCTTCTTTCGTAAGAAGTGTTTCGTAACGTTTCTCTCCATGGCGCGTTCCAATAATTTTTATTTCATTATCCGCCTTAAATAGTTCTTTTACAGCTTGAGCAAGGTCTCCAATAGTGCTAGCTGGAGATTTTTGAACCATAATATCACCTGCCTGAGCATTTTGAAATGCAAATACTACTAACTCTACTGCTTCTTCTAAACTCATAAGAAATCTTGTCATATTAGGATCCGTTACTGTTAAAGGCTGCCCACTCTTTATTTGTTCAATAAATAATGGAATAACCGATCCACGTGATGCCATTACATTACCATATCTGGTTCCACAAATAAGCGTCCTATCTGGTTCCACGGTTTTAGATTTAGCAACAAAAACCTTTTCCATCATAGCCTTCGATATTCCCATTGCATTAATTGGGTATGCTGCTTTATCAGTTGATAAGCAAATAACTTTTTTTACACCATATTCAATAGCGGCGGTCAACACATTATCTGTACCATGTACATTTGTTTTCACTGCTTCTAGGGGAAAAAATTCACAAGACGGAACTTGTTTCAAGGCTGCAGCATGGAAAATATAATCAACACCATGCATTGCATTTTTAACACTAGCTAAATCCCTAACATCCCCAATATAGAACTTTAATTTTTCATTTTTATAATGCTTTCTCATATCATCTTGTTTTTTTTCATCCCGTGAAAATATACGAACTTCTTTTATATCAGTGCCTAGAAATCTTTCCATAACGGCATTACCGAAAGAGCCCGTTCCACCTGTAATTAATAATGTTTTATTTTTAAACATAACTTTCATCTCCTAATTCTTTTTATTTAAAAATCTATTCAACCAAATCGGTTGTACAATGCAATACAAACTCATAGCAATAATATTGGCAACTATAACAGATATCCATGACTCAAAAACCATTACAAGAATCCATGCAATAGGTATCTTAATAATAGCTCCAATAGTAAAGAATATGCTTTGTATTTTTAGTTCACCAAATCCATTAGCTATACTCGATAGTACTCCGTTCCAAATCAAAATACTACCAGATAAAGCAAAGGCAATAGCATATACATAATTTACCTGTATTGAATTGTCTCCAAGCCATAGATTAACACCAAATTGTAAGAATGGGATCATAGCAAATTGACATATTACAGCAAGTAGAGCCATTAATTTTAAAGTTTTGTAAAGTCTCTTAATCCAGGCATAATTCTTTTCAGATAGAGCTTTTGTAACTGCCGACCAAATAGGAGTTAATGCCAAAGTAAACAAAGTACCTATCAAAGTAAATAATTTATTATAAATTTGGTATTCAACAACCATTTCTGGTCCGGTTAACCAGGTAATTAAAAATTCATTTGTAGTTGTTATAACCATATACATTATTTGGACCCAAAAGAAAATGCCACCCAACTTCATTACATCAGTAGCATACTTTTTTCCAAAATATTTTATGTTCGGCTTACTATTTTTTAATTTTGTTGAAAATACTATTATGGTTGTGATTAATAGTGGTATATTTACTGCTAATAGATATACAATTGCTAATGAAACTAGGTTAGTGGATATATCTGTAGACTTTGCTACCGACACATATATTAAAATAGTAATACTAGTGATTAAACTTAATAAGTTAATAAGAGCAGATTTTTGCATTGCGTATAGTATTGATGTAATTAGTTTGAATAAAAATTGTAGCATTATTCCACTAAAAACTATACATACCGTAATATAAAGTGTTTCCTTAGAAACTATAGTAGAAGATATATTAAAGATTATATTCCAATTTATAAGCCTAAATAGTATTATTGATAAAAATGATATTAGTATTACTACTGCACCAATAGCAATATAAGCAGAGGATATATACCTTTTTGCTAATAAATCATTTCTAGCTACTAATGCATGTACCAGATGGTTCCTTAATCCATTTCCAATTCCTAAATCAAATGTCAATATCCATGATAAAACTGATAAAATGGTAAACCACAAACCTAATATCTGTTGGTTATCAAAATATTTAAGATATGCAGGCATAGTTAGTAATGAAACAAATAATGCTCCACCCTTAACCAAAAAAGCACCAATAACGTTATTTAATATTATTTTATTATTTTCATTGTTTACTGTCCTTTTTAGCTTAGAAAGCTTAAACATATTAATTCTCCAATAATTCTCTTATATTGTGAACGAATTCCTCATCAAGTTTTTTTATTAGCTTTTTACTTTCACTAGATTCCTTTGTATCTATTGACATTATAGCTTTTGCTATCGCCTCGGGAGTTTGCTCATCATAGTAATAAATAGCATTCCCAATAGCAGACAATTCAATTGCTTTTATTCGAACTGAAACTACTCGTAGTCCATTAGCCATATATGATAAAATTTTTGACGGGAAAGATGTATTATTAAATGAAGCATCCAGCTTTTGTGTACTTAAGCCAATATCGCAACTCTGTAAATACCTAATATACTCTTCTCCCTTAAGCAATCCATCAAAGGAAATTTCACATTTAGATGTTTTCTTAGTTTCTGAAATTAGTTCTATGATATTTCTTTTTTGCTCTTCATTACCGAATCCAATTATGTGTACATGATATTTATCAGGAAGATGAGTTGCAGCAGAAACAGCAGCAGTCCCGCCTTTTCTAGGGTCAAAAGTACCAGCGTAAACTACATGTATTTTCTCGTCATTAAACCTAATTTCTCTATCCCATTCAACTTGATATGTTCCATATATAATCGAATGTGGTTTTCCTTTTGAATTAATTTTTTCATTAAGAAGTTCCGTAGGAAAAATAAATTTGTCAGCAGCATTAAAAAATTTATATTCATTTCTCTTCATATATTTAGAGAATGTCTGAAAGTCTTGATAGATCTCTTCTACTTCCAAAATTAGTTTGAATTTTTTAAAAAACTTTGCAAGCCTAATAGGAGTTGATAAAACTACCGAATGATAAACAATAACTATTTCATGTTTATTGGTGTTAATTAACAAATAAAAGAATAATTGAATTAGAGAAAATAGATATTTAAATATCCTTTGTACTTTATTCTTACTCCCAAAAGTTGCGAAGGTTCTTAAATTAATATTATCAGCTATCTTCTTATTCCCACCTTTATAGAAACCTGTAGTGTTATTGGTCCAACTAGGTGAAATAATTTCAACATTATAATTATTTTTAATTAATGCTTTACAAATATAATCAATTTTATTAGAAGCAGACAAAGCTGATTGTCGATTTTCGCTATCTGCACTACTTGAATAAAAAGCTATATACTTAATTTTTCTCATTTATATCTTCCTCTTACTCAAAGGGTTATTTTCATTTTTTGATTTTAATATAACTATTAATTCATCTTTTTTCATCATTTTTTCCAAAAAGTCGCATAATACTGGGAACATAAAATAAACCGCAAAACCAATAGATCCCACTGCGTTATTAATGAAGAAGAAAAATAATGTTAATGCAAGAATAATTATATTTAAGAACCTTATTATATTGTTACTTCTTTTGATTCTTACTGCAAATGGGTAAATTAATAAATATAGGTTTAATAAACCAATAAATAGCCCAAAAAGTGCAAATGTGTCCAAAATGTATGAGTGTTGACCAAAACCTGTTAAGTAACCATTTGAATATTCAATTTTAGTCGTTACTAAACCCAACAGAGGGTTATTAAGAAAACTTTCAATGCTAAGATCCATCCTTAAATTTCGATCCTCAGTTACTGATACTAGTTCACTTCCATATAAAAAGTAATCATTGAATACTGACAATCTTTCACTTGTATAGCCTTCACCAATTATATTAATAAGAGCACTAATGACCACACTCGCAATTTTTTTCCAAACCATCAATAAAACAGGAAGTACTAACAAAGTACATATTATTATCCTTTTGGATTTAAATTTAAATAAACCTACGATAAATACTGGAATAATCCCCAGCAACATTAGAAAAATTGCGGTCAGGTAATTTGACAATATTGCTAGCACTATTGAACTAATTATTATGATAAAAAGTATAAATTTAATAACCCTTTTATTTCGAAATCCCCCAAATTGCTTTAAGCCTGTTAGGATTCCAAATGATATTATTCCAACAAAAATAAAAAAATATAAAAATGAGTACCCACCAATACCTTCCCTTAAAGTATTAAGTGTATAAGAACCCGAACTTTTAATAGTCCGTATAATATAGGGATTATTTAAAATTTCACTTACAGTTTTAATAAAAGTTATTGCTGATAAGGAGATTATCATTATCACTAATTTAATATTTAGTTTAAAATTAGATCGATCAGCATTCTCCTTATAGACAATATAAAAAAAGGGAATTGCAAATAAATTTAGATATCTATTCCCAATAGTGGAGTTTCCTGCTAAATATGGAACTAATGAAATATATGCTAAAAATATCATACTGAAAAAATAATATACAGCATTTGTTCGATTATGCATTCTGGGTTTATCAAATGTATTTAGTACAAACCAAATCAACATACAAAAGATGGATATAGCCTCAATACTTGGAATCCAAAACATCAATGGGAAAGTAGCTGTTAATGCAACTATTAATACTAAAGCACCTTTTATTTGTTTCATTTAATTCCCTCATATAGCTTTTCAAGTTGACTCTCAATAGTTAAGTTACTAAACTTTTCTTTCGCATGAATTTTAGAATTCACTTTCATTTTGGCCAGCAGTTCCTTATCGGTTACTATTTCATTAATTTTATTATTGAATTCCAATACATTGCCCTTTTCAATAAGATACCCATTATACCCCTCAACAATTATTTCTGGAATACCTCCAACATTACTTGCAACTAAAGCGAGCCCCATAAAAGCAGCTTCCGCCAAAGACATACACAATGTTTCATGCAGAGTTGCCATTACACATAAATCACATTCAGATAAAATATCAAGAACATCTTCTCTGTATCCCAAAAAGTAAACTTTTCTATTTTCTATTTCTTTTTTCAATCTCTTCTTCATCTCTGGAAGATAATCGCCATCACCCACGATGACATAAACAAGATTTTCATTAACATCTCTTTTTATAACATCTGTCAAGATATCATAACCTTTTTCTGTTACTATCCTGCCAGTTGAAACAGCTATCCGAGTTCCATTAGGAATACTTAGTTGTTCTTTAATTGATATCCTTTTACTTTGGTCAACTTCTACACTCACCATATTGTATATATGACCAAAATAATTATTACCATGCATTTTAACCTTGGACCAACTACTAACGTACTCACTTACACCATAGCTATATCTAGTCCACTTTAATGTTAAGAATTCCAAAAATGATATAATTCTTTTCTTAAAAAATGTTTTATTATAAGAAATTGATTCGCTCGTACTTCCATGAATAGCTACAACTGATTTATTTACTCCAATTATTTTGCATGCTAATGCAACATGAAAACCACCTAATTCTAAACCACTAAAAT
It encodes:
- a CDS encoding capsular polysaccharide biosynthesis protein CapF, coding for MKILVTGAKGFVGKNLIAELKNKGYNDIFEFTRNSNPSLLEEYTRHCDFVFHLAGVNRPKNENEFMEGNFSFTSKLLKLLKKNDNKAPVLITSSIQADKENPYGRSKKAGEDLIFNYYYETDAKVYVYRLPNLFGKWSKPNYNTVVATYCHNIARNLDIQINNPDAELNLCYIDDVLEEFMRALEGNPTIQDDDFCVVPVTHNIKLGELANVIKSFKESRSNLSIPNMEDALTKKLYSTYLSFLPEDQFSYDLKMNCDHRGSFTEFMRTPERGQVSVNVSKPGITKGNHWHHTKNEKFLVVSGEGLIRFRKIDSDEIIEYRVSGERLQIVDIPTGYTHSIVNVGESDLVTVMWANECFDPEKPDTYFVEV
- a CDS encoding glycosyltransferase — protein: MRKIKYIAFYSSSADSENRQSALSASNKIDYICKALIKNNYNVEIISPSWTNNTTGFYKGGNKKIADNINLRTFATFGSKNKVQRIFKYLFSLIQLFFYLLINTNKHEIVIVYHSVVLSTPIRLAKFFKKFKLILEVEEIYQDFQTFSKYMKRNEYKFFNAADKFIFPTELLNEKINSKGKPHSIIYGTYQVEWDREIRFNDEKIHVVYAGTFDPRKGGTAAVSAATHLPDKYHVHIIGFGNEEQKRNIIELISETKKTSKCEISFDGLLKGEEYIRYLQSCDIGLSTQKLDASFNNTSFPSKILSYMANGLRVVSVRIKAIELSAIGNAIYYYDEQTPEAIAKAIMSIDTKESSESKKLIKKLDEEFVHNIRELLEN
- a CDS encoding glycosyltransferase family 4 protein produces the protein MKRVMITFREGGENGGPFNSHKRIINSNLNEKYEFIPLVIPKGRLGVINIRLTKYLIREIRKENPDIIHFSGLELGGFHVALACKIIGVNKSVVAIHGSTSESISYNKTFFKKRIISFLEFLTLKWTRYSYGVSEYVSSWSKVKMHGNNYFGHIYNMVSVEVDQSKRISIKEQLSIPNGTRIAVSTGRIVTEKGYDILTDVIKRDVNENLVYVIVGDGDYLPEMKKRLKKEIENRKVYFLGYREDVLDILSECDLCVMATLHETLCMSLAEAAFMGLALVASNVGGIPEIIVEGYNGYLIEKGNVLEFNNKINEIVTDKELLAKMKVNSKIHAKEKFSNLTIESQLEKLYEGIK
- a CDS encoding SDR family NAD(P)-dependent oxidoreductase, coding for MFNYKTLNTSKTFLITGAAGFIGYYLSRKLLEQGCKVIGVDNVNDYYDVNLKHTRLGNLEPYEKFTFIKGDISDKDLVMKTFEEYKPNVVVNLAAQAGVRYSIENPDVYIQSNIIGFYNILEACRYNPVDHLVYASSSSVYGANKKVPFEETDFVDNPVSLYASTKKSNELMAHTYSHLYKIPATGLRFFTVYGPMGRPDMAYFGFANKYFAGEPIKIFNNGDFENDLYRDFTFIDDIVEGIERLLSNPPEGDVQHKVFNIGNNSPEKLMVFIETLEKALSNALGKEVQFEKIFEPIKPGDVPATYASTDQLQKAVGFKPETSIEEGLQMFADWYVDYYNLKN
- a CDS encoding nucleoside-diphosphate sugar epimerase/dehydratase, encoding MFKNKTLLITGGTGSFGNAVMERFLGTDIKEVRIFSRDEKKQDDMRKHYKNEKLKFYIGDVRDLASVKNAMHGVDYIFHAAALKQVPSCEFFPLEAVKTNVHGTDNVLTAAIEYGVKKVICLSTDKAAYPINAMGISKAMMEKVFVAKSKTVEPDRTLICGTRYGNVMASRGSVIPLFIEQIKSGQPLTVTDPNMTRFLMSLEEAVELVVFAFQNAQAGDIMVQKSPASTIGDLAQAVKELFKADNEIKIIGTRHGEKRYETLLTKEEYVKAEDLPGFYRVPADQRDLNYDKYFAEGDQKLTTVEEYNSDNTQILSVEEIKEKLLELDYVQSELKEWNKKVHVMN
- a CDS encoding ISL3 family transposase, which codes for MEDFQEKYNVFQSALEIPEPWYVFHHELAKEEKTLHIYIEYRKGAEFSCPNCGASGCKVHDIQDQDRTWRHLDFWQYRTLLHARMPRVNCDSCGKIRTVIIDWARPGAGFSLLFEYHALSLMVEMPVAAVARKVGEHDTRLWRVFKHYVNKEVEKIDVSNVTRIAMDETSRTRGHNYVTLFVDSDTKRVIFVTTGKGAEVLQEFCQFLDHKGVSPSQIEEFCCDMSPSFISGIEENFPNASITFDKFHVMKMVNEALDKVRRQEQATQPELKKSRYVWLKNQENLTKKQERTFAKLKDLDLATGRAYRMKLSLQNMFTRSPIISKMYFDEWYNWAIRSQLTPMIKLAKSLKKHKDGILRWFETKLTNGLLEGINSLVQAAKRKARGYRTTDNFIAMIYATVNKLDLIVEY
- the wecB gene encoding UDP-N-acetylglucosamine 2-epimerase (non-hydrolyzing), with the translated sequence MKKLKVMTVVGTRPEIIRLSAVINKLDESDAIEHTLVHTGQNYDYELNEVFFKDFNLKKPDYFLNAATGTAVETIGNILVKIDPVMEEVKPDAFLVLGDTNSCLCAIAAKRRHIPIFHMEAGNRCFDQRVPEETNRKIVDHTADINLTYSDIAREYLLREGFPSDRIIKTGSPMFEVLNSRKGDIDSSNVLERLDLEEGNYFVVSAHREENISSDINFLDLVDSLNAIAEKYNMPVIVSTHPRTRKMIEAKGIEFNPLVKTMKPLGFNDYIKLQQNAKAVLSDSGTISEESSILGFRALNIRQAHERPEAMEEASVMMVGLGKERVLQGLEVLETQDKSTLRLVGDYSMPNVSDKVLRIILSYTDYINRVVWGKNKTCNSSYSVQKAYCD
- a CDS encoding UDP-glucose/GDP-mannose dehydrogenase family protein, which codes for MYKIAVAGTGYVGLVAGVCFAEVGHQVTCVDIDEKKVELMKAGVSPIYETGLEELMKKNYSAGRIEYTTDFNSAYKDADAIFIGVGTPEQPDGSANLSYIATVARQIAESVEKDCLVVVKSTVPVGTNDKVEQFIQDFLVKDVKVEVASNPEFLAQGSAVHDTLHAERIIIGTESKWAEELLMKIYEPFHLPIVSVNRRSAEMIKYASNDFLALKISYMNDIANLCELVGADIQDVAKGMSFDERIGSKFLNAGIGFGGSCFPKDTKALEYIAKQNGYELKTVKAAIDVNKEQKTMLYKKASNRLITFSGLKVAVLGLTFKPGTDDLREAASLENVPLLLEQGANIYAFDPVGAENFAKFHPEGKNGKGSITYVSNIEHALEDANVCFIFTEWEEVKAITPDTYKKLMRTPLVYDGRNIYGVEDMQKAGVEYHSIGRKPAIREAAKESKNL